In the genome of Streptomyces sp. NBC_00190, one region contains:
- a CDS encoding NAD(P)/FAD-dependent oxidoreductase: MVDAHRTFVIVGAGLAGAKAAETLRSEGFTGRVILIGDERDHPYERPPLSKGYLMGKDDRDSVFVHEPSWYAASDVELHLGQPAVHLDRDAKRVVLVDGTALPYDKLLLATGAEPRRLDIPGTGLAGVHHLRRLAHAERLRGVLASLGRDNGHLLIAGAGWIGLEVAAAARGYGAEVTVVEPEATPLHAVLGPEIGRLFGDLHAEHGVRFHFGARLTEIVGHDGMVLAARTDDGEEHPAHAVLAAIGAAPRTALAETSGLTLVDREHGGGIAVDASLRTSDPDVFAVGDVAAAHHPVLGTRLRVEHWANALNGGPAAARAMLGQEVSYDRVPYFFSDQYDVGLEYSGYAPPGGYDQVLIRGDVVKREFIAFWLSEGRVLAGMNVNVWDVTEQIQALIRSKAPVDREALADPSVPLASLIKAEGA; encoded by the coding sequence GTGGTCGACGCACACCGGACATTCGTCATCGTCGGCGCGGGGCTGGCCGGGGCAAAAGCGGCCGAAACGCTGCGTTCCGAGGGGTTCACGGGGCGGGTGATCCTGATCGGCGACGAGCGCGACCATCCCTACGAACGGCCCCCGCTGTCGAAGGGGTACCTGATGGGCAAGGACGACCGCGACAGCGTCTTCGTCCACGAGCCGTCCTGGTACGCGGCGTCCGATGTCGAGCTGCACCTCGGCCAGCCCGCGGTCCACCTGGACCGGGACGCCAAGAGGGTGGTCCTGGTCGACGGCACGGCGCTGCCCTACGACAAGCTGCTGCTGGCCACCGGCGCCGAGCCGCGCCGCCTGGACATCCCGGGCACGGGCCTGGCCGGGGTGCACCACCTGCGCCGGCTCGCGCACGCCGAGCGGCTGCGGGGCGTCCTGGCCTCCCTGGGCCGGGACAACGGCCACCTGCTGATCGCGGGCGCCGGGTGGATCGGCCTGGAGGTCGCCGCCGCGGCCCGCGGGTACGGCGCGGAGGTCACCGTCGTCGAGCCGGAGGCCACGCCGCTGCACGCGGTGCTCGGCCCGGAGATCGGCCGGCTCTTCGGGGACCTGCACGCCGAGCACGGGGTGCGGTTCCACTTCGGGGCCAGGCTGACCGAGATCGTGGGCCACGACGGCATGGTGCTGGCCGCCCGTACGGACGACGGGGAGGAGCACCCGGCGCACGCGGTGCTCGCCGCGATCGGGGCCGCGCCGCGGACGGCGCTCGCCGAGACCTCCGGGCTGACCCTGGTGGACCGGGAACACGGCGGCGGGATCGCCGTGGACGCGTCGCTGCGCACCTCCGATCCGGACGTCTTCGCGGTCGGGGACGTGGCGGCCGCCCACCACCCGGTGCTCGGGACCCGGCTGCGGGTCGAGCACTGGGCCAACGCGCTCAACGGCGGTCCGGCCGCCGCGCGGGCGATGCTGGGGCAGGAGGTCAGTTACGACCGGGTGCCGTACTTCTTCTCCGACCAGTACGACGTGGGCCTGGAGTACTCGGGGTACGCGCCGCCGGGCGGCTACGACCAGGTGCTGATCCGCGGGGACGTGGTGAAGCGGGAGTTCATCGCCTTCTGGCTCTCCGAGGGCCGGGTACTGGCCGGTATGAACGTCAATGTGTGGGATGTCACCGAGCAGATCCAGGCCCTGATCAGGTCGAAGGCGCCCGTGGACCGCGAGGCACTGGCCGACCCCTCGGTTCCGCTCGCGTCGCTGATCAAGGCGGAGGGGGCCTGA
- a CDS encoding sirohydrochlorin chelatase, whose amino-acid sequence MQPTLVAVAHGSRDPRAAHTARALLDRVRELRPRLDVRLGHIELSEPLLDDVLRELRGEAVLVPLLLGRGYHVKRDLPAAAARAPHLRVAFAPPLGPHPLLVEALYERLLEAGWTPGDAVVLAAAGSRDPDSAADTRSTADLLAERLGGVPVVPAYASAAGPSAPDAVRALAARGHHRTAVASYFAAPGRFATQTAAASPALAAAPLGDHPALARLLLHRYDQALALPRGVLRPELVSA is encoded by the coding sequence ATGCAGCCCACCCTCGTCGCCGTCGCGCACGGCAGCCGCGACCCCCGCGCCGCGCACACCGCCCGCGCCCTCCTCGACCGTGTCCGCGAACTCCGGCCCCGCCTCGACGTCCGGCTCGGCCACATCGAGCTGAGCGAGCCGCTCCTCGACGACGTGCTGCGGGAGCTGCGCGGCGAGGCGGTCCTCGTCCCGCTGCTCCTCGGCCGCGGGTACCACGTCAAGCGCGACCTTCCGGCGGCCGCCGCCCGCGCCCCGCACCTGCGCGTCGCCTTCGCCCCGCCGCTGGGCCCGCATCCGCTGCTCGTCGAGGCCCTCTACGAACGGCTGCTGGAGGCCGGCTGGACCCCCGGCGACGCCGTGGTCCTCGCCGCCGCCGGTTCCCGCGACCCCGACTCGGCGGCCGACACCCGCAGCACCGCCGACCTGCTCGCGGAACGCCTCGGCGGCGTCCCGGTGGTCCCGGCCTACGCCTCGGCCGCCGGGCCGAGCGCACCCGACGCGGTCCGGGCACTGGCCGCCCGCGGCCACCACCGGACGGCCGTGGCCTCGTACTTCGCCGCTCCCGGCCGGTTCGCCACCCAGACCGCCGCGGCCTCGCCCGCCCTCGCCGCGGCCCCGCTGGGCGACCACCCGGCCCTCGCCCGGCTGTTGCTGCACCGCTACGACCAGGCCCTGGCGCTGCCCCGCGGCGTCTTGCGGCCGGAACTCGTCTCCGCCTGA
- a CDS encoding SanA/YdcF family protein: protein MKVTERVRSAAAAAAAAAAGRRPRLPLGVPGRRRAVRVVMAGCVLALLPSAWTHAAAADRLRTTADAPAAEVAVVFGAGLWNGQPTPYLARRLDAAAELYRAGKVKVVLVTGDNSRQEYDEPDAMRTYLAKHGVPDGQIVSDFAGFDTWDSCVRAKEIFGVKRAVLISQGFHIRRAVALCQVAGLESYGVGVDDEHDSTWYYGGTREVFAAGKAALDAVFKPAPHFMGPKEQGVSRALGALTD from the coding sequence ATGAAGGTCACGGAGCGCGTGCGGTCGGCGGCGGCAGCGGCGGCAGCGGCGGCGGCGGGGAGGCGGCCGAGGCTCCCGCTCGGTGTGCCGGGTCGGCGGCGGGCCGTGCGGGTGGTCATGGCGGGCTGCGTGCTGGCGCTGCTGCCCTCGGCGTGGACGCACGCGGCGGCCGCGGACCGGCTGCGGACCACGGCCGACGCGCCGGCCGCCGAGGTGGCCGTGGTGTTCGGGGCGGGCCTGTGGAACGGGCAGCCCACGCCCTATCTGGCCAGACGGCTCGACGCGGCCGCCGAGCTGTACCGCGCGGGCAAGGTCAAGGTCGTGCTGGTCACCGGGGACAACAGCCGCCAGGAGTACGACGAGCCCGACGCGATGCGCACGTATCTGGCCAAGCACGGGGTTCCGGACGGGCAGATCGTCAGCGACTTCGCCGGCTTCGACACGTGGGACTCGTGCGTGAGGGCCAAGGAGATATTCGGGGTCAAGCGTGCCGTGCTGATCAGCCAGGGCTTCCACATACGCAGGGCCGTCGCCCTGTGCCAGGTGGCGGGCCTGGAGTCGTACGGCGTCGGCGTGGACGACGAGCACGACTCCACCTGGTACTACGGCGGGACCCGCGAGGTGTTCGCGGCCGGCAAGGCGGCGCTGGACGCGGTCTTCAAGCCCGCGCCGCACTTCATGGGGCCGAAGGAACAAGGGGTGTCGCGGGCCCTGGGCGCTCTGACAGACTGA
- a CDS encoding glucose 1-dehydrogenase — translation MAVVDLGGKVVVVTGGARGLGAATAQAVVDGGGKVLIADVLEAEGAQTAAKLGGSARFLRHDVTSEAEWQAALEYAVAEFGRLDGLVNNAGIATGQFLEHESVDHFRQVVEINLVGVFIGIKTAIPLLRANGGGSIVNISSAAGLTGLALTAGYGASKWGVRGLSKIGAVELAEAKIRVNSVHPGMTLTPMTAPVGIQAGEGNFPGTPMGRVGVPEEIAAAVAFLLSDAAGYMTGAELAVDGGWTAGLTAKHMTGQ, via the coding sequence GTGGCTGTTGTGGATCTGGGCGGCAAGGTCGTCGTCGTCACCGGTGGAGCCCGCGGCCTGGGCGCGGCGACGGCACAGGCCGTCGTGGACGGCGGTGGCAAAGTCCTGATCGCCGACGTGCTGGAGGCGGAGGGCGCGCAGACGGCCGCGAAGCTCGGCGGCTCGGCGCGCTTCCTCAGGCACGACGTGACGAGCGAGGCCGAGTGGCAGGCGGCGCTGGAGTACGCGGTCGCCGAGTTCGGCCGCCTCGACGGCCTCGTGAACAATGCCGGCATAGCCACCGGCCAGTTCCTGGAGCACGAGAGCGTCGATCACTTCCGCCAGGTCGTGGAGATCAACCTGGTCGGTGTGTTCATCGGTATCAAGACCGCGATCCCGCTGCTGCGGGCGAACGGCGGCGGTTCCATCGTCAACATCTCCTCCGCCGCCGGCCTGACGGGACTGGCCCTCACCGCCGGGTACGGAGCCTCCAAGTGGGGCGTGCGCGGCCTGTCGAAGATCGGCGCGGTCGAGCTCGCCGAGGCGAAGATCCGCGTCAACTCCGTACACCCCGGCATGACGCTGACCCCGATGACCGCCCCCGTCGGCATCCAGGCGGGCGAGGGCAACTTCCCCGGTACCCCGATGGGCCGCGTCGGAGTCCCCGAGGAGATCGCCGCCGCCGTCGCGTTCCTGCTCTCGGACGCCGCCGGGTACATGACGGGCGCCGAACTCGCGGTCGACGGCGGCTGGACCGCGGGCCTCACGGCGAAGCACATGACCGGCCAGTGA
- a CDS encoding deoxyguanosinetriphosphate triphosphohydrolase, producing the protein MEGTTHATADDLYDAADTERWAAEPDKRPGRTAFQRDRARVLHSAALRRLAGKTQVVTPGTRSYDWDASPRTRLTHSLECAQVGRELGAALGCDPDLVEAACLSHDMGHPPFGHNGEEALNEFAKDCGGFEGNAQSLRLLTRLEPKRFVPDPAGGELVSVGLNLTRACLDAATKYPWARGDHPTDPGSVKFGAYEDDLPVFAWLRRGAPADRKCFEAQVMDWADDVAYSVHDFEDGLHAGHLDPNLLFSEPERTAIWRVAIGRYVPADTEPEELRDALDRLMEQEWWPHGYDGSAVAQARLKDATSQLIGRFCLAAEGATREAYGSGRLTRYGAELVVPREARNECAVLKAVADLYVMQRDEQERIRADQRIVLAELAEALSARAPEGLDPQFRAIFDAAADDKARKRAVVDQIACLTDAAARSLHARLTRRARRAEG; encoded by the coding sequence ATGGAAGGCACCACGCACGCCACCGCAGACGACCTCTACGACGCAGCCGACACCGAGCGCTGGGCCGCCGAGCCCGACAAACGGCCCGGCCGGACCGCCTTCCAGCGCGACCGGGCCCGCGTACTGCATTCGGCCGCCCTGCGCCGCCTCGCCGGAAAGACCCAGGTGGTCACCCCGGGCACCCGCTCGTACGACTGGGACGCGAGCCCCCGTACGCGCCTCACGCACTCCCTGGAGTGCGCCCAGGTCGGCCGGGAGCTCGGCGCCGCGCTCGGCTGCGACCCCGACCTCGTCGAGGCCGCCTGCCTCTCCCACGACATGGGCCACCCGCCGTTCGGCCACAACGGCGAGGAGGCGCTCAACGAGTTCGCCAAGGACTGCGGCGGATTCGAGGGCAACGCCCAGTCGCTGCGCCTGCTGACCCGCCTGGAGCCCAAGCGCTTCGTTCCCGACCCGGCCGGCGGCGAACTCGTCAGCGTCGGCCTCAACCTCACCCGGGCCTGCCTGGACGCAGCGACCAAGTACCCGTGGGCGCGCGGGGACCACCCCACCGACCCCGGCTCGGTGAAGTTCGGCGCCTACGAGGATGACCTGCCGGTCTTCGCATGGCTGCGCCGCGGCGCGCCCGCCGACCGCAAATGCTTCGAAGCCCAGGTCATGGACTGGGCGGACGACGTCGCGTACTCCGTCCACGACTTCGAGGACGGGCTGCACGCGGGCCACCTCGACCCCAACCTGCTCTTCTCCGAGCCCGAGCGCACCGCGATCTGGCGGGTCGCCATCGGCCGTTACGTGCCCGCCGACACCGAGCCGGAGGAACTGCGGGACGCGCTCGACCGTTTGATGGAGCAGGAGTGGTGGCCGCACGGGTACGACGGCTCGGCCGTCGCCCAGGCCCGCCTGAAGGACGCGACCAGCCAGCTCATCGGCCGGTTCTGCCTGGCCGCCGAGGGCGCCACCCGCGAGGCGTACGGTTCCGGCCGCCTCACCCGGTACGGCGCCGAACTCGTGGTCCCCCGCGAGGCGCGCAACGAGTGCGCGGTCCTCAAGGCGGTCGCCGATCTGTACGTCATGCAGCGCGACGAGCAGGAGCGGATCCGGGCCGATCAGCGCATCGTCCTGGCCGAACTCGCAGAAGCGCTCAGCGCCCGCGCCCCCGAGGGCCTGGACCCGCAGTTCCGGGCCATCTTCGACGCGGCGGCGGACGACAAGGCCAGAAAGCGGGCGGTCGTCGACCAGATCGCGTGCCTCACGGACGCGGCCGCACGCTCCCTGCACGCACGCCTCACCCGGCGTGCCCGACGCGCCGAAGGGTGA